A window from Citrus sinensis cultivar Valencia sweet orange chromosome 5, DVS_A1.0, whole genome shotgun sequence encodes these proteins:
- the LOC127902146 gene encoding putative disease resistance protein RGA3 has translation MVDAIISPLLEQLISVAVEEPKEQVRLVNGVGKEVEKLTSNLQAIQAVLHDAEKRQVKEETVRLWLDQLRGTSYDMEDVLGEWNTARLKLQINKKKVCSFFPAASCFGCKPIVLRRDIALKIKEINETLDNIAKQKDQFGFSVNGTKSNERADQRVPSISSIDESEIFGRQKEKNELVNRLLCESSKEQKGPRIISLVGMGGIGKTTLAQFAYNNDSVKRNFQKRIWVCVSEPFDEFRIARAIIEALKPGSAKELVEFQSLMQHIQEYVVEGEKFLLVLDDVWNEDYGKWEPFYNCLKSSPHGSKLLITTRKETVALIMGSTQVISVNELSEMECWSVFESLAFFGKSMQERENLEKIGWEIVRKCKGLPLAAKTIASLLLSKNTEKEWQNILESEIWELEAIEKGLLAPLLLSYKELPSKVKRCFSYCAVFLKDYEIRKHKLIELWMAQGYLSEKGAKEMEDIGEEYFNILARRSFFQDFDKGYDGEISTYKMHDIVHDFAQYLCRNECFALEIHSGSGEESAMSSFGETKILHLMLTLYKGASVPIPIWDNVKGLRGLRSLLVESDEYSWFSEVLPQLFDKLTCLRALKLEVRQPWWCQNFIKDIPENIEKLLHLKYLSLAHQEAIERLPEALCELYNLERLNVSGCSHLRELPRGIGKLRKLMYLYNAGTDSLRYLPAGIDELIRLRSVRKFVVGGGYDRACSLGSLKKLNLLRQCSIDGLGGVSDAGEARRAELEKKKNLFDLDLHFGHSRDGDEEQAGRRENEEDKDERLLEALGPPPNLKKLVIDEYRGRRNVVPINWIMSLTNLRDLSLNWWRNCEHLPPLGKLPSLEDLWIQGMKSVKRVGNEFLGVESDTDGSSVIAFPKLRRLRFVCMEELEEWDCGTAIKGEIIIMARLSSLSIVYCPKLKALPDHLLQKSTLQGFGIYHCPILEERYREKTGEDWPKIRHIPRIEIE, from the coding sequence ATGGTTGATGCGATCATTTCCCCTCTCTTGGAGCAGCTGATTTCAGTGGCTGTTGAAGAGCCAAAGGAACAGGTGAGGCTGGTAAATGGTGTCGGAAAGGAAGTGGAGAAGCTGACCAGCAATCTCCAAGCCATTCAAGCCGTGCTCCATGATGCAGAGAAAAGGCAAGTAAAGGAGGAAACTGTCAGACTCTGGCTCGATCAACTCAGAGGCACATCATACGACATGGAAGACGTGTTGGGTGAGTGGAACACTGCAAGGCTCAAACTGCAAATCAATAAGAAGAAGGTATGTTCCTTCTTTCCTGCTGCCTCTTGCTTTGGTTGCAAACCAATTGTCTTACGTCGTGACATTGCTCTCAAgatcaaagaaatcaatgaaaCTCTTGATAATATTGCCAAACAGAAAGACCAGTTTGGTTTTTCTGTGAATGGTACCAAGAGTAATGAGAGAGCGGATCAACGAGTGCCAAGTATCTCCTCAATTGATGAGTCCGAGATATTTGGTAGACAAAAAGAGAAGAACGAACTCGTTAATAGGTTGTTATGTGAGAGTAGTAAAGAACAGAAAGGCCCCCGTATCATCTCACTTGTTGGGATGGGGGGCATAGGCAAAACTACTCTTGCTCAATTCGCCTACAACAACGATTctgttaaaagaaattttcagAAAAGAATATGGGTTTGTGTGTCAGAGCCATTTGATGAGTTCAGGATCGCCAGAGCAATCATTGAGGCTCTGAAGCCAGGTTCTGCCAAAGAGCTTGTAGAGTTTCAATCTCTCATGCAACACATTCAAGAATATGTTGTTGAAGGGGAgaaatttcttcttgtcttAGACGACGTGTGGAACGAAGATTACGGTAAATGGGAACCATTCTACAACTGTTTAAAGAGTAGTCCCCATGGAAGTAAACTTTTAATTACCACACGTAAAGAAACAGTTGCCCTTATTATGGGATCAACTCAAGTTATCTCTGTCAATGAATTGTCTGAAATGGAATGCTGGTCGGTGTTTGAGTCGTTAGCATTTTTTGGTAAGTCCATGCAGGAAcgtgaaaatttagaaaaaattggtTGGGAAATTGTAAGAAAGTGCAAGGGCTTACCTTTGGCTGCAAAGACAATTGCTAGTCTCTTGCTGTCTAAAAACACTGAAAAAGAATGGCAAAATATCTTAGAGAGTGAGATATGGGAACTAGAAGCAATTGAGAAAGGCCTTTTAGCCCCTCTATTGTTGAGTTACAAAGAATTACCCTCCAAGGTAAAGCGTTGTTTCTCATATTGTGCCGTCTTTCTGAAAGACTATGAAATACGGAAACATAAGTTAATTGAACTATGGATGGCACAAGGTTATCTTAGTGAGAAAGGGGCCAAAGAGATGGAGGATATTGGTGAAGAGTATTTCAACATCTTAGCTAGACGTTCATTCTTTCAGGATTTTGACAAAGGTTATGATGGTGAAATCTCTACTTACAAAATGCACGATATCGTGCACGACTTTGCCCAATATTTATGTAGGAATGAATGTTTTGCATTAGAAATTCATAGTGGTAGTGGTGAAGAGTCAGCTATGAGCTCTTTTGGGGAGACAAAAATCCTTCATTTAATGTTAACTTTATATAAAGGGGCTTCGGTTCCAATCCCTATTTGGGATAATGTTAAAGGATTGCGAGGATTGCGTAGCCTCTTAGttgaaagtgatgaatattcatgGTTTAGCGAAGTCCTacctcaattatttgataaattaactTGTTTAAGGGCATTAAAATTAGAGGTGCGTCAACCGTGGTGGTGTCAGAATTTCATCAAGGATATTCcagaaaatatagaaaaattgttACATCTGAAATACCTTAGTTTGGCCCATCAAGAGGCGATAGAAAGATTACCTGAGGCGTTGTGTGAGTTGTATAATTTAGAACGTTTAAATGTTAGTGGTTGCAGTCATCTTAGAGAATTACCTCGAGGGATTGGGAAGTTAAGAAAGCTGATGTATTTATACAATGCGGGGACTGATTCTTTAAGATACTTGCCGGCAGGGATTGATGAATTAATCAGGCTTCGGAGTGTAAGAAAGTTTGTTGTGGGTGGAGGGTATGACAGAGCATGTAGCCTTGGGTCTCTTAAAAAGCTTAACCTCCTTCGACAATGTAGTATAGATGGGCTGGGTGGTGTGTCAGATGCGGGGGAGGCTAGAAGGGctgaacttgagaaaaagaaaaatctgttTGATTTGGACCTTCATTTTGGTCATTCAAGAGATGGAGATGAAGAACAAGCTGGGAGGAGGGAGAATGAGGAGGATAAAGATGAACGGcttcttgaagccttgggaccACCtcctaatttaaagaaattagtGATAGATGAATACAGAGGGAGGAGGAATGTTGTCCCCATAAATTGGATCATGTCATTAACCAACTTAAGGGATTTATCTCTCAACTGGTGGAGAAATTGTGAGCATTTGCCTCCTTTGGGAAAATTGCCATCCCTTGAAGATCTTTGGATTCAAGGAATGAAAAGCGTGAAAAGAGTGGGTAATGAATTTTTGGGAGTAGAAAGTGATACGGATGGCTCCTCAGTTATTGCCTTTCCCAAATTGAGACGGCTCAGATTTGTTTGTATGGAAGAACTAGAAGAGTGGGATTGCGGGACAGCAATAAAGGGAGAAATCATAATCATGGCACGTCTTTCTTCCTTGTCAATTGTTTATTGCCCTAAATTAAAAGCACTGCCCGATCACCTTCTTCAGAAGTCAACGCTCCAGGGTTTTGGGATTTATCACTGTCCTATTTTAGAAGAACGTTACAGAGAGAAGACAGGAGAGGACTGGCCTAAGATACGCCACATTCCCCGCATCGAGATTGAGTGA
- the LOC127902424 gene encoding cyclin-P3-1-like, translating to MSFLHNSSLGLVDSPGKKSSSSPRVLSILSSVLERSIQKNESSSKASKKKEVVTIFHCLQAPSLSIRQYIERIFKYSRCSPSCFVVAYIYLDRFLQQINGCLTRLNVHRLLITSFLVAAKFVDDECYNNAYYAKIGGISTAEMNKLELNFLFTLEFKLHVTTEVFAKYCSQLDMEGAAGEESWVSPIIEALGTKLRRLNRDGKT from the exons ATGAGCTTTCTTCACAATTCATCACTAGGTTTAGTTGATTCTCCAGGTAAAAAAAGTTCATCATCTCCTCGTGTCTTGTCGATTCTTTCATCAGTTCTTGAGAGATCAATCCAGAAAAATGAATCTTCATCGAAGGCATCAAAAAAGAAGGAAGTTGTCACAATATTTCACTGTTTACAAGCACCAAGTTTGAGCATTAGACAATACATTGAACGCATATTCAAGTACTCCAGATGCAGTCCTTCTTGCTTTGTTGTTGCATACATATACCTTGATCGGTTCCTCCAACAAATCAATGGTTGCCTTACGAGACTCAACGTTCATCGCCTTCTGATCACGAGCTTTCTAGTGGCTGCAAAgtttgttgatgatga GTGCTATAACAATGCATATTATGCCAAAATAGGCGGGATAAGCACCGCAGAAATGAACAAGCTTGAGCTGAATTTCTTGTTTACTCTGGAGTTTAAGCTTCACGTGACTACAGAGGTTTTTGCGAAGTACTGTTCACAGCTAGACATGGAAGGAGCAGCAGGCGAAGAGTCGTGGGTTAGTCCGATAATTGAAGCATTGGGAACCAAACTTCGCCGGCTCAACAGGGACGGCAAAACCTGA